The following coding sequences are from one Cercospora beticola chromosome 4, complete sequence window:
- a CDS encoding uncharacterized protein (antiSMASH:Cluster_4~SMCOG1005:Drug resistance transporter, EmrB/QacA): MASNDIKDVEKTEHRDGFEDDSQQGDGAPIHWDWMRVGAIMSLAGIYVGSQIPLYFVGGCLSYIAADIGATTTSVWIPVSYQLAVAALTPFCGYLEDGFGKRNIVLAGCLACCVGVIIAATAQGFAQIIVGLTITGMGAAPTELTALAGQLLSVYVTWRWTMWISLIICALPTVGLIITYWPKSEHTAVQNRKEMIKSIDWLGGFLSIVGVILFLVGLQAGGYTHPWTSGGTLAPLIIGLLLIIAFVVWEAKFAKNPMVPGGLFHGQRIVAGCFLISFVAGMNFYSLLNFYPLTFSAVYDPAPVAVGLKGLGYGISVTAGATIGNALISSFKGRNRELLAFGAILMTAFSGALASLTPETPGMAVAFGTLAGFGVGILLVPPAVVAACVVPDNLIATAVALVVTLRFVGGAIGYTIYYAIFTDKITGILPVQVGTYAVGAGLNPADATEFVTTFLTAPAEIATLPYASPAIIAAATEGTRWAYSMALTYVWYTSIPFGIITIAVALFLPDIRKWMTSRVAVNIGRK, from the exons ATGGCGAGCAACGACATCAAAGACGTGGAGAAGACTGAGCATCGGGATGGCTTTGAGGATGATAGCCAGCAGGGAGATGGCGCGCCGATTCATTGGGATTGGATGCGTGTGGGAGCCATCATGTCGCTTGCTGGAATTTATGTCG GTTCACAGATCCCGCTCTACTTCGTCGGAGGCTGTTTGAGCTACATCGCAGCAGACATTGGCGCGACGACTACCAGCGTGTGGATTCCTGTCTCGTATCAATTGGCTGTCGCTGCTCTCACACCCTTCTGCGGCTACCTCGAAGATGGCTTTGGCAAGCGGAATATCGTGCTTGCAGGCTGTTTGGCATGCTGCGTTGGTGTCATCATCGCTGCAACTGCACAAGGCTTCGCCCAGATCATTGTCGGTCTGACCATCACCGGTATGGGCGCGGCGCCTACTGAGCTCACGGCACTTGCTGGGCAA CTCCTCTCCGTCTACGTTACATGGCGCTGGACAATGTGGATCTCCCTCATCATCTGCGCGTTGCCCACCGTTGGTCTGATCATCACCTACTGGCCAAAGTCTGAGCACACCGCTGTTCAAAACCGCAAAGAGATGATCAAGTCGATCGATTGGCTCGGTGGATTTCTCAGCATTGTCGGAGTCATCCTCTT CCTCGTTGGCCTTCAAGCTGGTGGCTATACCCATCCTTGGACTTCTGGTGGCACACTCGCGCCACTGAtcatcggccttcttctcatcatTGCTTTCGTCGTCTGGGAAGCCAAATTCGCAAAGAACCCAATGGTTCCAGGCGGTCTCTTCCATGGCCAACGAATCGTCGCAGGATGTTTCCTCATCTCCTTCGTGGCCGGCATGAACTTCTACTCCCTGCTCAACTTCTACCCTCTAACATTCTCGGCTGTCTACGACCCTGCGCCAGTTGCTGTCGGTCTGAAGGGCTTGGGCTACGGTATCTCCGTGACAGCTGGCGCCACCATCGGCAATGCTTTGATTTCATCCTTCAAGGGCCGCAACAGGGAACTCTTGGCATTCGGAGCCATTCTCATGACGGCATTCTCTGGAGCTCTTGCGTCGCTGACGCCCGAGACTCCAGGCATGGCAGTCGCTTTTGGCACTCTTGCCGGATTTGGTGTTGGTATTCTGCTCGTTCCTCCGGCTGTGGTTGCAGCTTGTGTTGT CCCCGACAACCTCATCGCAACAGCCGTCGCCCTCGTCGTAACCCTCCGCTTCGTCGGCGGCGCCATCGGCTACACAATCTACTACGCCATCTTCACCGACAAAATCACCGGAATCCTTCCCGTTCAAGTCGGCACCTACGCAGTCGGTGCAGGACTAAACCCAGCCGACGCGACCGAATTTGTCACCACCTTCCTCACTGCTCCAGCCGAAATCGCGACGCTGCCATATGCTTCACCTGCCATTATTGCGGCTGCTACAGAGGGCACTCGATGGGCGTACTCGATGGCATTGACTTATGTCTGGTATACGAGCATTCCGTTCGGTATTATCACTATTGCCGTTGCGTTGTTCTTGCCAGATATTAGGAAGTGGATGACTTCACGTGTGGCTGTGAATATTGGGAGGAAGTAG
- a CDS encoding uncharacterized protein (antiSMASH:Cluster_4) has product MTSHLELGYKQPPVAGGQVVPIRRPMKMTFENIKQLRDDHAEVDSGHQTLQQELAALGASPETMALLEHVRSAARRTQSHSRDLWRMVPAPHRPSAASARVAEKAFETAELLEEILTYLPLDQILTAMRVQKSWCNTVKGSVKLLRVLGLAPPASEIFDSPFSSRYINKHGHTPENRFIPGLSLPSFMSFRETDIWKDWDTYYLYQKSETELAEHIRNVNLLDLTILCRPCLGREPGKRIAKVEICTPRICELSFAITCPCKAGNFTHKPATWEGEAKAVTVETLVDCTHELLRTYGHVKMECVAAEMKFHAKVKLSDTDPIVLHRKQQMEVIQKDLRGHGVGQRYSYATKLFFIGPGREEGRGYVHNRDTTRYIDEDDEEDASDEESGQGSVHEGDDEEFDDEDGQSQEGGQESQDEDEEFQGEDEEVQDADEEPQHEAEDEAR; this is encoded by the coding sequence ATGACTTCGCATCTCGAGCTCGGCTACAAGCAGCCGCCAGTTGCTGGTGGTCAGGTAGTCCCCATCCGCCGACCTATGAAGATGACCTTCGAAAATATCAAGCAGCTTCGCGATGACCATGCCGAAGTCGACAGCGGCCATCAAACGTTGCAGCAAGAACTAGCGGCCCTCGGCGCCTCACCGGAAACGATGGCGTTACTCGAGCATGTTCGATCTGCTGCTAGACGCACCCAATCCCACAGTCGCGACCTTTGGCGAATGGTGCCCGCGCCGCATCGACCATCGGCGGCATCTGCTCGAGTGGCAGAGAAAGCTTTTGAGACAGCAGAACTTCTGGAGGAGATTTTGACATATCTGCCCTTGGACCAGATTCTGACTGCTATGCGCGTGCAGAAGTCATGGTGCAACACAGTCAAAGGATCAGTCAAGCTACTCCGTGTATTGGGACTGGCTCCGCCTGCCAGCGAAATTTTTGACTCTCCATTCTCGAGTCGCTACATCAATAAACACGGCCATACACCAGAAAATCGTTTCATACCAGGGCTCTCTCTCCCGAGTTTCATGTCATTCAGAGAAACAGACATATGGAAAGACTGGGACACATATTACCTGTACCAGAAATCGGAAACGGAGCTCGCAGAGCACATACGCAACGTCAATCTGCTGGATCTCACCATACTGTGCAGACCATGTCTTGGTCGAGAACCCGGTAAACGCATCGCAAAGGTCGAAATTTGTACTCCACGAATTTGCGAGCTCTCCTTCGCGATTACCTGTCCTTGCAAGGCCGGCAACTTCACTCACAAGCCTGCCACCTGGGAAGGCGAGGCAAAAGCGGTGACGGTCGAAACACTGGTCGACTGCACCCACGAGCTTTTGAGGACATATGGCCACGTAAAGATGGAATGCGTTGCTGCTGAAATGAAATTTCACGCCAAAGTCAAGTTGAGCGACACGGACCCCATCGTTCTGCATCGGAAACAGCAGATGGAAGTCATTCAAAAGGACCTTCGAGGACATGGAGTTGGTCAACGATACTCGTATGCGACAAAATTGTTTTTCATTGGGCCGGGGAGGGAAGAGGGTCGCGGTTACGTGCACAACCGTGACACAACACGTTacattgatgaagatgatgaagaggatgCTTCAGATGAAGAGAGCGGCCAAGGTTCTGTACATGAgggagacgatgaagagtttgatgacgaagatggacaGTCTCAAGAGGGAGGTCAAGAGTCccaggatgaagacgaagaatttcaaggcgaagacgaggaggtcCAAGACGCGGATGAAGAGCCTCAGCACGAGGCTGAAGACGAAGCTCGTTGA
- a CDS encoding uncharacterized protein (antiSMASH:Cluster_4), whose product MEWHAVLGLVISTSDFALNIVVNRDKIKKDADATAQWIVRIVQIPKAVVSKESRAVAEQLASKLTARSTRQAAEQDLQAAVSALQRQTGHVAIQMSEEEFHDALEGDDGWWYAAEVLGLSPAKAKDS is encoded by the coding sequence ATGGAGTGGCACGCAGTCCTCGGACTCGTAATCAGCACTAGTGACTTCGCGCTCAATATCGTGGTGAATAGGGACAAGATTAAAAAAGATGCGGACGCGACTGCGCAATGGATCGTGAGAATCGTACAGATCCCCAAAGCGGTAGTCTCCAAGGAGAGTAGAGCCGTGGCAGAGCAGCTTGCCAGTAAACTTACTGCCAGATCGACTCGACAAGCCGCGGAGCAGGACTTGCAGGCTGCTGTCAGCGCTCTGCAGCGGCAGACGGGCCATGTGGCTATCCAGATGAGTGAAGAGGAGTTCCATGATGCGCTGGAAGGTGACGATGGTTGGTGGTATGCTGCTGAGGTTTTGGGGTTGAGTCCGGCGAAGGCTAAGGATAGTTGA
- a CDS encoding uncharacterized protein (antiSMASH:Cluster_4): MWTALQILGYKPYHFKEIGKPENLKDRHLVCWREAFYAKLYGSGEPYATPEFEKLLQRYDAITDAPAVNFSDELIEAFPKAKIILSRREPEQWLKSMLRSYHAVIESPTFRIAAVLDPPLNLLSELLELVLRDWIGGDWRSHQKLCEGFETHNAHIRAIVPADNLLEWEPKDGWQPLCDFLGKAVPAEPFPYSNKGDDVAKGLLLAARLRIAKWIVKRAVWPVMAAGAGGVSLLLLKNPRLFQTAVRWVSALRW; encoded by the exons ATGTGGACCGCCCTGCAGATCCTAGGCTACAAACCATATCATTTCAAGGAAATCGGCAAACCAGAGAATCTCAAAGACAGACACTTAGTCTGCTGGCGAGAAGCTTTTTATGCCAAGTTATATGGAAGTGGCGAGCCATACGCTACTCCAGAATTTGAGAAGCTCCTGCAGAGATATGAT GCAATCACCGATGCTCCAGCCGTAAACTTCTCTGACGAGCTGATCGAAGCTTTCCCAAAAGCGAAGATCATCCTGAGTCGAAGAGAGCCCGAGCAATGGCTGAAGTCAATGTTGCGCTCATATCATGCTGTGATCGAATCACCAACATTTCGCATCGCAGCTGTGTTAGATCCA CCCCTCAACCTCCTCTCCGAACTCCTCGAACTCGTCCTCCGTGACTGGATAGGAGGCGACTGGCGCAGCCATCAAAAGCTGTGCGAAGGCTTTGAGACCCACAACGCTCATATTCGAGCAATAGTTCCCGCAGATAACCTGCTCGAATGGGAGCCAAAAGACGGATGGCAGCCTCTTTGCGACTTTCTTGGGAAGGCAGTACCAGCAGAGCCATTCCCATACTCCAACAAAGGCGATGATGTCGCAAAGGGACTCTTACTAGCGGCGCGTCTGCGGATTGCGAAGTGGATTGTCAAGCGTGCGGTCTGGCCAGTGatggctgctggtgctggtggcgtCTCGCTTTTGCTGCTAAAGAATCCACGATTGTTCCAAACTGCCGTTAGATGGGTTTCGGCATTGAGATGGTAG
- a CDS encoding uncharacterized protein (antiSMASH:Cluster_4) — HVAEGTRRDVPAHVSAAIRILELDAMRPSMELLTDPLGDLVLESVAFQVFLLAMGSWSTLDEIDDRYAKVFWTHCRRLSQRLSSNKSRPPPRFSPVFGMDFEIVTAMIDIKRCFARTISHEERQGLVANVQAQFASLNNSTNLLAAGARSNSVTEDLTRLVILAISIFLEHLTHDPLAYLTLPRPSTSNLQLQCIMTILEARRQDPEWSNSYLGLWPVWTVGIFMHHEYHIELIRDDLERRWDAIHMSVISRYREDLENVWQKQTYRVKDLDNLEELIDDTSVAGL, encoded by the coding sequence CATGTAGCAGAAGGAACTCGCCGAGACGTGCCAGCTCATGTCAGCGCCGCTATTAGAATTCTCGAATTAGACGCGATGAGGCCAAGCATGGAGCTCTTGACTGATCCCTTGGGAGACCTAGTCCTCGAGAGCGTCGCCTTTCAGGTCTTTCTCCTCGCGATGGGAAGCTGGTCCACACTCGATGAGATCGATGACCGATATGCAAAAGTATTCTGGACACATTGCAGACGTTTGAGTCAACGACTATCAAGCAACAAGAGTCGCCCGCCGCCAAGGTTTAGTCCCGTATTTGGTATGGATTTCGAGATCGTCACCGCAATGATCGACATTAAACGATGTTTTGCAAGGACCATCAGTCACGAAGAGAGGCAAGGCCTGGTTGCGAACGTACAAGCGCAGTTCGCATCCCTCAACAACAGCACAAATCTGTTGGCTGCCGGCGCTCGGAGCAATAGCGTCACTGAAGACCTCACGCGACTAGTAATCCTAGCCATCTCCATATTCCTCGAGCACCTTACCCACGACCCTTTGGCATATCTCACACTTCCGCGGCCAAGCACATCCAATCTGCAGTTACAGTGCATCATGACGATACTGGAGGCCCGGCGTCAAGATCCGGAGTGGTCAAATAGCTACCTCGGATTGTGGCCAGTATGGACAGTAGGCATTTTCATGCACCACGAATACCACATCGAGCTCATCAGAGACGACCTCGAACGCCGTTGGGACGCGATACATATGTCAGTAATTAGCAGATATCGCGAAGACTTGGAGAACGTCTGGCAGAAACAGACGTATCGCGTTAAAGATCTGGACAATCTCGAAGAGTTGATAGACGATACCTCGGTCGCCGGTTTATGA
- a CDS encoding uncharacterized protein (antiSMASH:Cluster_4) yields the protein MAYVKLSYEEPYSYPRSRVPLSSAPPINLAIDDVRQLQDDHAMIESSLAKLREELDGSSASADVLEILERMRVASARTTEHSQGMWELVPITQRATTRTAIVAEKVFDTPELLEEILTYLKLNEVVTAMRVKKAWCNTVKGSVKLKRWLGLTTPVGGFFHCAFLKPGCDESPHRAWYTLPNRQLYVWLPKFMIFQKAGLWSDSRCWHPEFISTTRLQEYKEHINTLEIRIISKPSVGREPGVRVANTPICYPSVHQLTYEIFCGCGSRCESTGELMLSSNNAKGLTVGDVTRHTNEILRETGHVTRACIFVQIYYTARVELLDNDPITLQRRKAIEAYEQGPDIGSGDPLCFLRYGSDSTTASSSTISSGDDLDMEDVDQGSVSGDEDSWQRASEKEWENANCYFRAKAFPYDDSDSDDWW from the coding sequence ATGGCTTACGTCAAGCTAAGCTACGAAGAGCCATACTCGTACCCGCGCAGCCGAGTCCCGCTATCAAGCGCTCCACCGATCAACTTAGCGATCGACGATGTCAGACAGCTCCAGGATGACCATGCCATGATCGAGAGCAGTTTGGCCAAGCTGCGCGAAGAGTTGGACGGTTCAAGCGCCTCTGCCGATGTTCTGGAGATACTCGAGCGTATGCGAGTTGCCTCTGCCCGCACAACAGAGCACAGTCAAGGGATGTGGGAACTCGTGCCAATTACCCAGCGGGCTACCACTAGAACTGCAATTGTGGCGGAGAAAGTCTTCGACACACCTGAACTGCTGGAGGAGATTCTCACCTACTTGAAGCTGAATGAAGTTGTAACTGCGATGAGGGTGAAGAAGGCTTGGTGTAATACTGTGAAAGGCTCAGTGAAGCTGAAGCGTTGGCTGGGGCTTACTACACCTGTCGGTGGCTTTTTCCATTGCGCGTTCCTCAAGCCAGGATGCGATGAGAGCCCTCACCGTGCTTGGTATACACTTCCAAACCGACAGTTGTACGTCTGGCTTCCAAAATTCATGATCTTTCAGAAGGCAGGTCTGTGGTCCGATTCCCGATGCTGGCATCCGGAGTTTATATCAACAACACGCCTTCAAGAGTACAAAGAACATATCAACACTCTTGAGATCCGAATTATCAGCAAGCCTAGTGTCGGCCGGGAACCCGGTGTCCGTGTCGCAAACACTCCGATCTGCTATCCAAGTGTCCACCAGCTCACGTACGAAATTTTCTGTGGGTGCGGTTCTCGATGCGAGAGCACAGGCGAGCTCATGCTATCATCCAACAACGCAAAAGGCCTCACAGTCGGCGATGTGACTCGCCACACCAACGAGATCTTGAGGGAAACCGGTCATGTCACGCGGGCATGCATTTTCGTCCAGATATACTACACCGCTCGTGTCGAACTGCTCGACAACGATCCGATTACTCTACAGAGGCGAAAGGCGATTGAGGCATATGAGCAAGGCCCAGACATCGGCTCGGGAGACCCGCTTTGCTTTCTTCGATATGGTTCAGATTCTACGACTGCTTCGTCATCAACGATCAGCTCCGGGGACGATCTAGATATGGAAGATGTCGACCAGGGAAGCGTTTCGGGCGATGAGGATAGCTGGCAACGTGCAAGTGAGAAGGAGTGGGAGAACGCAAATTGTTATTTTCGCGCCAAGGCCTTTCCCTACGACGACTCTGATTCTGATGACTGGTGGTAA
- a CDS encoding uncharacterized protein (antiSMASH:Cluster_4~SMCOG1105:amidase), producing MAAGDSLPVIKTVPVPSGRENFEQKRAAILDELANTVPAEFRIPRHYIDNPPRDVTGIPRECGVLDQTDLEITEQYDVTGLAEAIAAKKYTAVQAATAFIKRSIVAHQLSCCLNQWFPEEALKRAEGLDQHLARTGKPVGPLHGVPISIKQHFPQAGTWSDLGFLATRQYDEEDCIIVGILRKLGAVFYCKTNQPQGIMHIEADGYLGRTLNPHNIHLSSGGSSGGESALIALRGSIMGLGSDIGGSIRVPSGFTGIWGLKPTANTLPGRDMLHHGSPAELNVLATSGPMCHSLRDVDLFMREVLATKPYLLEPQVVPIPWTGLATSTDFSSSKPLKIGIMMNDGFIQPQPPVINALEEAKKRLEASPLFEVKPFTAYKTEEAYSKLLQIYYPDGAKKVHELLESSGEPVHKLTPPAGFIEPINDGDGISKVRLYRDQFRAASSRHWASQDVDLVLCPMHVGPASAHDTGAYLSYTTAWNFLDCPAIVFPSGIRAGKKGTEHYADDGKPWNDSDAGVRALWEKNDYEGAPIALQLVARRHHDNFLVAAVGLMQEALQLK from the exons ATGGCCGCCGGCGACTCTTTACCAGTCATCAAGACTGTTCCGGTTCCTTCAGGCAGGGAGAACTTCGAGCAGAAACGCGCTGCCATTCTTGACGAACTGGCCAACACAGTACCTGCAGAATTTCGCATTCCTCGCCACTATATCGACAATCCTCCGCGAGACGTCACAGGCATCCCTCGAGAATGCGGTGTGCTGGATCAAACAGACCTCGAAATCACTGAGCAGTACGATGTCACCGGTCTGGCCGAAGCTATAGCagcgaagaagtatactGCCGTTCAGGCTGCCACGGCTTTTATCAAGCGGTCGATCGTAGCTCATCAGCTCAGCTGCTGCCTGAACCAGTGGTTCCCAGAGGAGGCTCTGAAGCGAGCTGAAGGGCTCGACCAACATCTTGCTCGTACTGGCAAACCTGTGGGGCCTTTGCATGGCGTCCCTATCAGCATCAAACAACATTTTCCCCAGGCAGGAACATGGTCAGATTTGGGCTTCCTTGCGACAAGGCAatatgatgaggaggactgcATCATTGTTGGAATTCTACGGAAGCTCGGAGCAGTTTTCTATTGCAAGACAAATC AGCCCCAGGGTATCATGCATATCGAAGCTGATGGCTACCTCGGCCGCACACTCAATCCTCATAACATCCACCTCAGCTCTGGCGGCTCGTCAGGTGGCGAATCTGCTTTAATCGCACTGCGAGGCTCCATCATGGGACTTGGCTCAGACATCGGAGGCAGCATTCGAGTTCCAAGTGGGTTCACCGGAATCTGGGGCCTGAAACCTACTGCCAACACACTGCCTGGTCGCGATATGCTTCATCACGGCAGTCCAGCCGAGCTCAACGTCCTCGCCACATCAGGGCCCATGTGCCACTCACTTCGCGACGTCGACCTCTTCATGCGCGAGGTTCTTGCCACAAAACCGTACCTTCTGGAACCACAGGTCGTTCCAATTCCATGGACTGGCCTCGCAACCAGTACCGACTTCTCGTCTTCCAAGCCTCTCAAGATCGGCATCATGATGAACGACGGCTTTATTCAGCCGCAGCCACCAGTAATCAATGCCCTCGAGGAAGCAAAGAAACGACTGGAAGCATCTCCTCTCTTCGAAGTCAAGCCATTCACCGCTTACAAGACCGAAGAAgcctatagtaagctcttacAGATCTACTATCCTGATGGCGCGAAGAAAGTACACGAGCTACTCGAATCGAGTGGTGAGCCTGTGCATAAGCTGACACCACCTGCTGGGTTTATCGAGCCTATTAACGACGGTGATGGCATCTCCAAAGTCCGCCTGTACCGCGACCAATTCAGAGCTGCATCTTCGAGACACTGGGCTTCTCAAGATGTCGACCTCGTCCTTTGTCCGATGCATGTTGGTCCGGCGTCCGCGCACGACACTGGCGCTTATCTGAGTTATACCACCGCGTGGAACTTCTTGGATTGCCCCGCAATAGTCTTTCCTAGTGGGATCCGAGCCGGAAAGAAAGGCACTGAGCATTATGCCGATGATGGAAAGCCTTGGAATGATTCTGATGCTGGAGTTCGAGCTTTGTGGGAGAAGAATGATTATGAAGGTGCTCCGATTGCTTTGCAACTTGTTGCGAGGAGACATCATGATAATTTCTTGGTGGCTGCTGTTGGGTTGATGCAGGAGGCTTTGCAGCTCAAGTAG
- a CDS encoding uncharacterized protein (antiSMASH:Cluster_4~SMCOG1005:Drug resistance transporter, EmrB/QacA), which yields MPSAKQAAAEAQLHDQTNLLPKRQLMFVFSIMSLALIVCVIDQNGIGVLLPSIAEDLNACDSISWAGTSALIANTVFQVLYGRLSDLFGRKNVMLSALALLALTDLVCGLAVNSTMLYIFRGLAGVANGGIASLSMMIVSDVVTLKERGKYQGTLGAMVGLGNAAGPLIAAAFAVRASWRALFYFLAPASLVAFAASWLWLPTNMPKLKLKETIARIDMLGLFFGTAAVILLLIPTSSGGHAGTPWNSPQVIAMFIVGGCCLIAFLLIEWKWAKLPMMPLSMFKSISVSAMLAQSFLLGIAYFTYLYFLPLYFQNVRGQNAIQSALWQLPMVITQACSSISGGLYMSHFNRYAELIWFGFGAWTLGAGLLVLADRAIHLGLVCFFLAIIGLGTGLIFQPTLVAVQAHCPKAQRAVVTSNRNFLRSTGGAIGLAVSSAILSNVLKASLPERLLSVASSSFAAPDHSIYSDADRDIIADAYASASRAVFIWCVPVAGIAFLLSAFIADKGLVRKEEQAAGTLVEKGASEKLSDAEAELPRAIEEEKSRSIEEKKPMSMSST from the exons ATGCCTTCCGCCAAGCAAGCCGCAGCAGAAGCCCAGCTCCATGACCAAACGAACTTATTGCCAAAACGACAGCTCATGTTCGTCTTCTCGATCATGTCGCTGGCTTTGATCGTTTGCGTCATCGACCAAAATGGTATTGGAGTTTTGCTTCCGTCGATTGCTGAAGACCTCAACGCTTGCGATTCCATCTCATGGGCAGGAACTTCAGCTCTGATTGCCAATACAGTCTTCCAGGTGCTCTACGGCCGGCTATCGGATCTCTTCGGCAGAAAGAATGTCATGCTGTCAGCATTGGCTCTGCTCGCACTCACAGATCTTGTATGCGGGCTGGCTGTCAACTCTACCATGCTGTACATCTTCCGCGGATTAGCTGGAGTCGCAAATGGTGGGATTGCAAGCTTGAGCATGATGATTGTGTCGGATGTGGTCACTTTGAAAGAGAGGGGCAAGTATCAAGGTACCCTGGGGGCCATGGTTGGGCTGGGCAATGCAGCTGGCCCTttgattgctgctgctttcgctgttcgagcttcttggagGGCGCTGTTCTACTTTTTGGCGCCGGCATCGTTGGTCGCATTCGCTGCCAGCTGGCTGTGGCTCCCGACCAATATGCCGAAACTGAAGTTGAAAGAGACGATCGCTAGAATCGATATGCTGGGTCTGTTCTTCGGAACAGCGGCAGTCATTCTGCTTCTGATTCCAACATCATCTGGTGGGCATGCCGGGACGCCGTGGAACTCTCCTCAGGTCATTGCCATGTTCATCGTCGGCGGCTGTTGTCTGATCGCATTCCTATTGATCGAGTGGAAGTGGGCGAAGCTTCCCATGATGCCGCTCAGCATGTTCAAAAGCATTTCTGTAAGCGCAATGTTGGCACAGAGCTTCTTGCTAGGAATAGCATATTTCACATATCTGTACTTCTTGCCTCT ATACTTCCAGAATGTGCGCGGACAGAACGCAATCCAATCAGCGCTCTGGCAACTTCCTATGGTAATCACGCAGGCGTGCTCCTCGATATCAGGTGGCCTCTACATGTCGCATTTCAACCGATACGCCGAGCTGATATGGTTTGGCTTCGGCGCGTGGACCCTAGGCGCAGGCCTACTTGTACTTGCGGATCGGGCAATTCACCTTGGGCTGgtgtgcttcttcttggcgatCATCGGGCTGGGCACTGGACTCATCTTCCAGCCAACGCTCGTGGCTGTCCAAGCCCATTGTCCGAAAGCTCAACGAGCGGTTGTCACATCGAATCGAAACTTCCTTCGCAGCACTGGAGGAGCTATCGGTCTGGCTGTCAGCTCAGCGATCTTGTCGAATGTGCTCAAAGCCTCGCTGCCAGAAAGGCTGCTATCAGTGGCGAGCAGCAGTTTCGCAGCGCCGGATCACAGCATTTATTCCGATGCAGACCGCGATATCATCGCCGATGCCTACGCGAGCGCAAGCCGGGCAGTGTTCATCTGGTGCGTGCCTGTAGCTGGCATTGCCTTTCTGCTTTCAGCATTCATCGCAGATAAGGGCTTGGTCAGGAAGGAGGAGCAAGCTGCTGGCACTCTGGTTGAGAAAGGAGCATCTGAGAAACTCAGTGATGCTGAAGCCGAGCTTCCACGAGCaattgaagaggagaaaaGTCGCTCCattgaagagaagaagccaatGTCCATGTCGAGCACATAG
- a CDS encoding uncharacterized protein (antiSMASH:Cluster_4): MDPTFRQVCEYYNHDFYPTFYDTAAVLGGLQHIARIKSPLGQRIPISAPCVLTTAGRWSVALMAATTMYVGVAGATNMMEMPHKRRDSESGRSALEIARERRKMSNVFDAAGMTATLIWSFKRVMAGNVGVGVRMFRVIGAYSIGGAVGTGAYMAWTGLFGKGPGLQGL; the protein is encoded by the coding sequence ATGGATCCAACATTCCGCCAAGTGTGCGAATACTACAACCATGATTTCTACCCCACGTTCTACGACACCGCAGCCGTGCTCGGAGGGTTGCAACATATTGCACGAATCAAGTCACCCCTTGGCCAGAGAATCCCTATCTCAGCGCCATGTGTGCTGACAACTGCTGGAAGATGGTCGGTCGCCTTAATGGCCGCCACAACGATGTACGTGGGTGTGGCGGGAGCGACGAACATGATGGAGATGCCACACAAGCGGCGTGACTCTGAGAGCGGCAGATCTGCTCTTGAGATCGCTAGAGAGAGACGAAAAATGTCAAATGTTTTTGATGCTGCGGGCATGACGGCGACCTTGATCTGGTCCTTTAAAAGGGTAATGGCTGGCAATGTGGGAGTGGGAGTGCGGATGTTTAGGGTCATTGGTGCGTATAGCATTGGTGGTGCTGTTGGAACTGGAGCCTATATGGCTTGGACTGGATTATTCGGGAAAGGACCCGGTCTGCAAGGACTCTGA
- a CDS encoding uncharacterized protein (antiSMASH:Cluster_4), giving the protein MSRYFPHTSHAEDQPYARTLLWSHILYRGFQTGATLGLASAALQQTYKTARGLPRTPLLSGTTLAITGRWALVTTALMVPATIGRMWGREDIEWRDRSWRLLENKGQKEVDDWSLVGTAVGAAGFGMGQGSGMARAMRVAGGAGVGSMVGVGGYMVWRYGMHGGKWEDDA; this is encoded by the coding sequence ATGTCTCGATATTTCCCTCATACCTCCCACGCAGAAGACCAGCCCTACGCCCGAACTCTACTCTGGTCACACATCCTCTACCGCGGTTTTCAAACAGGTGCCACGCTCGGTCTCGCATCAGCCGCTCTCCAACAAACATACAAAACAGCTCGAGGACTGCCGCGAACTCCGCTCTTGTCTGGCACGACACTGGCCATCACGGGACGATGGGCTCTAGTCACGACGGCACTCATGGTTCCAGCGACAATTGGGCGGATGTGGGGTCGTGAGGATATCGAGTGGAGAGATAGGAGTTGGAGGTTGCTGGAGAACAAAGGGCAGAAAGAGGTGGATGACTGGAGCTTGGTGGGCACAGCTGTGGGTGCTGCGGGATTCGGAATGGGGCAAGGAAGTGGGATGGCGAGAGCGATGAGAGTGGCTGGCGGAGCTGGTGTAGGGAGTATGGTTGGTGTCGGAGGATATATGGTATGGAGATATGGAATGCATGGCGGGAAATGGGAAGATGATGCCTGA